Below is a genomic region from Fusobacterium canifelinum.
TATATCCATTTCTATTATTTTTTTCCATATAATCTTTAAAAGCTCTTTTTCTAGCCCAATAAACATAAAGTTTTAAATTACTGTCAATATTTATAATCTTATCTTTTTCTAATATTTCATCTGTATCTATATCTCTTTCTATCACTTTCCACTTTGTATCTTTTAAAATTTCTTTTTGGATTTCAAAATCTAAATGTTCAAATAAAATAGGACTTATAAAATTTTGATTTTTTATCTTATTTTCTTGTGTAGAAACTAAAATAAGTTTAGAAAGTTTTAATGATTTTTTTATTTCTTTTAATTTTTTTTCTGAAAGTGTTTCTTTCATAGATAAATGATAAGAAATGGGGATTCCATAAGAATCAAAAAATAAAGTCATATCAAAATTTAAGTTTTCTTCTACTTCTGGAAAATCTGAAAAAGTTAAACCATATAAAACTTTCCAATACGAATTATATCTATAACTACTTGTATAATAATATGCTATTTTTTTTTCTCTTTTAATTTTCTTTTCAAAAAATTTATTAAAACATTCTATTAAGTCTTTTTCTTTTTTTTCAAGCTCTAGTAAAATTTCATAAAAATCTGAATTAGAGACAGATTCTAAATTAAGAAAAGGAGTTTTTCTATTCTCTAAAAAAGTAGAATAAGAACTTCCTAGCCTATAAATTACAAGCGAAAATAGAGTCTTGGAAAGTTTCTTTCCTAATATTTTTGATAAACCTATTTCATCCCATAAAGAATACACTAGACTATGTCCAAAGCGAAAAAGTGTATTTTTAGAAATATTTTTTTTCTTTTCTGCTGTTAATCTTTTTGCTTCTTCTTTTAATTCAAAAATAATATTTGGATTTTCCTTTAAAAGTTTTTCATAATTTCCTATTGTTTTTATTACTACTGTCTTTTTTTTATTTGTTTTTGTAATTCTATGCTGTTCACAAAATTGAACTACTCTAGACTTACCTTTTCCTGTAACTGCCACATACATTATTATCACCTTTTTTATTATACCATATTTTTTAATAATAGGACATAACAGGACATTTTTAAAAGAATTTGCATTTTTTTATAAAAATTGTTAACCTAAACAAGTAATAAAAATTGTATTTTACGGAGGTTAAGATGGATAAAGATAGTAAAAAATATAATATTTCTAAGCAAATTAACAAAGAGGTTTTAATAACTATCATTCTTTATTTAGTTTATTTTGTTTGGTGGTACTATTTTGCCTATGAATATTCTTCTAATAATGTTGAAGAATACAAATATATTTTGGGTTTACCTGAATGGTTTTTTTATTCTTGTATTCTTGGTTTAGTTCTTATAAATATCTTAGTATATATTTGTATAAAATTTTTCTTTAAGGACATTGATTTTGACAAATATAATGAAAATAATAATTTAGATGAAAAGTAAGAATTCCTGTATAAAATGAAACTGGACATTAAAATAACCTCCAGTTAAAATATATGAGAGTCTATCGCTGCATAAACTCAAGTATTTCAAAGGGAGGTTACTAACTATGTTAAATTCTCAAATTAATAAAATTCAAACTATCACTTCAGATACTCTAATTGTTGGAGTTGATATTGCAAAAAATATCCAATGGGCTCAATTTATTAACTTTAGAGGTATAGAAGTTTCTAAACATATTTGTTTTGAAAATAACTATTCTGGTTTTAATAGTATAATGGAAAAAATTGAAAAAGAGATGGCGCAAGAACTTGAAAAAACAGGTTACAAAGATATACTAACAAGTATTCCTGGAATTGGAATAATAAGTGCAGCAAGTTTTATTGGTGAAATAGGAGATCCAAAAAGATTTTCTAATCCATAACAAATAATAAGATTAGCAGGTTACAATTTAGTAGAAGATAGTTCAGGAAAACATAAAAGTAAAACTATGATATCAAAGCGTGGAAGAAAAATTTTAAGAACGATATTATACAAAATATCATTAATAGTTGTATGTAAAAATCAGGAGATAAAATTACTATATAAATATTTAATAACAAGAAAGGAAAATCCATTAAAAAAGAAACAAGCGCTAATAGTAATATCAGGGAAAATGGTAAAGATAATGTATAGTTTAATAAAAAAAGAGGAGGTCTATGATAAAGAAAAAGTATTAGGTATATATAGAAAGCAACAAATAGTTGCATAAGCAAATAAGAAAATAATAAAAAACAAGTAATAAAATTTAGGGATAAGAAGAATTACTCCATTAGGGTATAACCCAGTATTTAAGAAGAAAATCTATCCCCAAAATAATCATAGAAGTAGAACGAAGGAATGTAAGGACATAAAAAATGATCCAGAGAGAAATGATAGGGTGAACTATATGATAACTTGTAAAAAAAGAGAAAAACAGTATAGCCCGAAGTTTGTCCACTGGAAGAAATATGGAATATTAAGAGAAAAAATAATAAAATTTTAATAAAAAAATTTTAATAAATGGGGTTAACAAATTTCATTTATTGAGATAGGAGTAATTAAATGAATAAAACTTTAATTATAATACCAATAGTAATTTATTTGATTGCTATGTTATACATTGCTTATAGAGTTAACAATATAAAAAATAATGCTAAAAGTTTTTCAAATGAATATTATCTTGGTAGTAGATCTATGGGTGGTTTTGTTCTTGCAATGACAATAGTTGCAACTTATGTCGGGGCTAGTTCATTTATAGGTGGACCTGGTATCGCATATAATCTTGGACTTGGTTGGGTACTTCTTGCATGTATTCAAGTACCAACTGCATTTTTTACCTTAGGTATTCTTGGGAAAAAACTTTCTATTATTTCAAGAAAATTAAATGCTATAACAATTTTTGATGTATTAAAAGCTAGATATAACAATGGTTTTTTAAATGTTTTAGCTTCTATAATGTTAATTGTATTCTTTATAAGTGCTATTGTTGCACAATTTATTGGTGGTGCTAGATTATTTGAAGCTGTTACTGGACTTTCATATTTAACAGGACTTATAATTTTCTCATCTGTTGTTATAATCTACACTACTTTTGGTGGATTTAGAGCCGTTACCTTAACAGATGCTATTCAGGCTGTTGTTATGTTTGCTGCAACTATTGTACTTTTTGTTGTGATATTAAAACATGGTAATGGTATGGAAAATATAATGATGAAAATTAAAGATATTGATCCTAATCTTTTAAGACCAGATTCAGGTGGAAATATTGCTAAACCATTTATAATGTCTTTCTGGATTTTAGTTGGTATAGGAATTTTAGGGCTTCCAGCAACTACTATAAGATGTATGGCATTTAAAGATACAAAAGCTATGCACAATGCTATGATAATTGGTACATCTCTTGTTGGAGTTCTAGTTTTAGGTATGCATTTAGTTGGAGTAATGGGAAGAGCTGTTATCCCTGATTTACAAGAAGTTGATAAAATTATACCAATACTTGCACTTAAAAATTTATATCCAATACTTGCAGGAGTTTTTATTGGTGGTCCTCTTGCAGCTGTAATGTCAACAGTTGATTCACTATTAATAATATCATCTTCAACTTTAATAAAAGATTTATATGTTACTTACTTAGATAAAAATGCTAGTGAAGCTAAAGTAAAAAAAATATCAATGTGGACTTCATTTTTAATAGGAGTTTTAGTATTTCTTCTTTCTATTAAACCAATAAGTTTAATTGCTTGGGTAAATTTATTTGCCTTAGGAGGTCAAGAAATTGTATTTTTCTGTCCTTTAATTTTAGGACTTTATTGGAAAGGTGCAAATGCAACTGGTGCGATTGCTTCTATATTCTCTGGAATTGTTACATATTTAACTCTTGAAATATTAAAAACTAAAATCTTAGGTTTATATAACATAGTTCCAGGACTTGTTGTTGCCATCATAGTTTTTATTATAGCTTCATATTTTGGAAAGAAATCTGATGAAAAAACTATAAAAATATTTTTTGAATATTAAAAAAAAAATTTTAATGAAAATGAGGATAGTAACAATAACTAAACTATCCTCATTTTTGTATATTTTATAAACTTTAATTAGGGTCTAATATTATTTTAGTTAGCTAATCCAGAACCTTCATATAATCCAAATTTCTTTAAATCTTCTTCAACAGTTGTAATTCCTGCTATACCAAAGTTTTCTACTAAAACTTTTGCTACATTTGGAGATAAGAATCCTGGTAATGTTGGTCCAACATGGATATTTTTAACTCCTAAATATAATAGAGCTAGTAAAACTATTACAGCTTTTTGTTCATACCAAGCAATGTTAAATACTAATGGTAATTCATTTATATCATTTAAACCGAATACTTCTTTTAATTTAAGTGCTACTACCGCCCAAGAATAAGAGTCATTACATTGTCCTGCATCTAATACTCTTGGAATACCATTTATATCTCCTAAGTTTAATTTGTTGTATTTGAATTTAGCACAACCAGAAGTTAAAATAATTGTATCTTTTGGTAAGTTTTCAGCAAATTCTGTGTAGTAATGTCTTTGTGACATTCTTCCATCACAACCACTCATTACAACAAATCTTTTAATTGCTCCTGATTTTATATTTTCTACTACTTTATCTGCTAAACTTAAAACTTGATTATGTGCAAAACCAACTGTTATTTCTCCACTTTCTACTTCTACTGGTGGTTGACAAGTTTTTGCAAGTTCAATAATTTCAGAGAAATCTTTTGTTCCATCTGCATTAACTTTTATTCTCTTCCATCCTGGGTATCCAGCAGCATTAGTTGTAAATACTCTATCTTTATATGTAGCATTTTTTATAGGTGGAACTATACAGTTAGTTGTAAAAACAATAGGTCCATTAAAGTTTGTAAAGTCTTTTCTTTGATCCCACCAAGCATTTCCATAGTTTCCATAGAAATGAGAATATTTCTTTAATTCAGGGTATCCATGTCCTGGTAACATTTCTGAGTGAGTATAGATATCTACTCCTGAATCCTTACTTTGTTCTAATAATTGTTTTAAATCCCATAAATCATGTCCACTTATTAAGATTCCAGGTCTTTTTCCAGCTCCAATTTTAACTTTTGTAATTTCTGGAGTTCCTAATACAGATGTATTAGCTTCATCAAGTAATGCCATTACTTTAACTCCATATTCTCCAGTTTTCATTGTTAAAGCAACTAATTGTTCTGCAGTTAAGCTATCATCCATAGTTCCTAAAAGAGCTTCTTCAACAAAAGCAAATATTTCTTCACTTGTTTTTCCTAAGTTAAAAGCATGCTCTGCATAAGCAGCTAAACCTTTTAATCCATACATTATTAATTCTCTTAAAGATCTAACATCTTCATTTTCTGTTCTTAAAACTCCAACTACTGATTGATTTTCAGAGAATTTTATTAAATCTTCATTTGATTCATAATACCAGTTTACTAAATCAGCTCCATATTTTTCTGCTTCTTTCTTTTCTTCTTCAGTTGCTAAAGCTTTTAATTCTTCTCTTAATTTTAACCCTGCTTTTATTTCATCTAAAATAGCATCATCATCAAAATTTGCATTTGTAATTGTTATAAAAAGTGAATTGATAAGATATCTATTTACCTTTCCTTCTAATAATTCTTTTGCTTTTCCATTTTTTCTAAAAACTGCACTATATGCTGCAACACCTTTTTCAGTGTGTAATAATAAATCTTGTAATCCTGATGTTTCAGATGTTTTTCCACAAACTCCTATAGACGTACAACCAGTTCCTTTAGCAGTTTCTTGACATTGATAACAAAACATTTTATCCATTTTTTAGTCCTCCTTAATTAAAAACATAGTTTAATATTTCTTGACAATATGATAAAGTATATTTAATTTTATTTCGGTAACAAATGTTACCGAAATAAAAAAAATTTAAAGTTAATATAAAATAGACTAAAAATATGATAAAATTGATAAAAGTTTAAAAAGTTAGGAGGATTAAATATGCATGATGGTTGTTCTGGAAAATTTGATGATGGTATGCAAGTTTTAGCAAAATTAAGAATGATGGGATTCAGTAAACAGGATATGCCTTTTCCAATGACATTTACTTGTAAAGAATGTGGGAAAGAAATAACTATGACTACTTTTGAATATGAATGCCCACATTGTAGTATGGTTTATGCTGTTACACCTTGCCATGCCTTTGATGTAGAAAATATTTTAACTGCTGGAAAAGCTAAAAAATAAATGATAAAGGTTACTTCCATTTTTATTTGAAAGTAACCTTTTTATCTTTTATATTTCCATTTCTAATAATGCTGATGATAATGATTTACCATGTTTATCTATTGCAAGTGAACGAGTTACTCCTCCTCCTAAAGCATCATACATCACAAAATTTAATGCCCATAGATTATCTAATTCATATCTTACAACCTTTCCTTTTACTATATCAGAAAAATATTCTTTTACTTTTTCAGCAGTAACTTTTTCTTTTATTAAAGAATAATTTTTTTCATCATACACTATTAAAGATATATTTGATATATTTCCTTTATCACCAGTTCTTGAATGTGCAATATCTAATAATTTCATTTTTTTAAACCTCCTCATAGATAACTTTAATTTGTATATCATCTCTAGGAATAAAGATTGAACATATAGAAACAACTTCTTCTATTGCCTTACTTACTCCACCTCCACCTGAAGGTCCATTTGTATATAAAGTTTCTACTTCATCTACAACTTTTTTAGCAGCTTCTCTTGTTTTAGTCCTTATAGCAACTCTTAATCTTACTTCTGAAAAAGAATTTTCTTTTTTTATTAAGTTTGAAATTTTATCTTCATAAAGAGAATTTAAACCAATATAATCAAATCTTATTTCATCATAAGGTATTTTTCTAAATTCTAATCTTTTCTCTAAAACTTCTTTTGCTTCTTTTGCTTTTTCTAATGCTAGAGAACCTCCATAACTAATCCCTGCTTCTCCAATAAAGCAATCTTTGTAACCTATACTAACTTTTAAATTATCTGGTTTCTTCTTTCCAGTTGCTCCTGTAAGAAATACTTTATTTTTATCAATTTTTTTTAAAGAAATTGTTGTAAAGTCTACTATTCCATCTGGAGTAATATATTCTTTAGGATTATGAATTTCATAAATTAATTGCTCTTTACAGGTATCTATTGTTACTTTTCCTGATGTTGTTTCTGTCTTGGTAATTATTACATCTCCATTTTCAGAAACTTCTGCAATAGGAAAACCTACATTCCATAAATCTTTCACATCATCTTTAGTAGGAACTGAATAATATCCTCCTGAAACTTGTGCACCACATTCAAGTAAATGTCCTATCATTATTCCCTTAGCTATTAAATCAGCATCATCTTTATTCCAATTAAATTCATATATTAAAGGTGCTAAGAATAATGCTGGATCTGCACATCTTCCAGTTATAATAATATCAGTATTATTTTCTAATGCTTCCAAAATTCCTTCAACACCAAGATAAGCATTGGCAGACACAAGAGTATCAGATATTTCAGATAATTTTTTATTTAACTCTAAAATATTGTTTTCTCCATATTTATTTAAATTAGCTGAAATATCATCTCCAATAACAGCGGCCAATTTTAAATTTTTAATATTTTTTAAATTAGCAATTTCTTTTATTTTTTTTACTGCTGCAACTGGATTTGCTGCTCCCATATTAGTTATTACTTTTATTTTTTTCTCACTACATATTGGTAAAATTTCATTAAATCTTTCTTCTAATAAATTATTGTATCCTTTATTAGGATTTTTTAACTTTTCTGATTGTGCTATAGCAATTGTTCTTTCTGCTAAGCATTCAAATGCTATATAATCAATATCTCCGTTTTTCATAACATCTATTGCTGGTTCAATACGATCTCCTGCATATCCTGCACCAGATGCTATTCTTATCTTTTTCATATTAACCTCCTCTTATTATAAAATTATCTATACAAAGCTCCTGTTATTATTGCTACAATTAACATGACTATTGTTGCTAAAAATGCATAAGCAATTGTCTTTTTTTGGTGTTCTCCAAGTTCTACACCAGTTAATCCAATCAATAAGAATGTAGAGCCTGTTAAAGGAGATACTGGGAAACCTGTTGTCATCTGTCCTAATATCGCTGCTCTTCCTACTGCATAGGCTGGTATATTAAATTGTGCTGCTGTATTAGATAAAATTGGCAATATTCCAAAATAGAATGAATCTGGATCAAATAATAAACTGGCAGGCATACTTAATACTCCTGTTATAGTAGGTAAATATCTTCCTAATGTTTCTGGAATAGATTCTACTAAAAAATTTGACATTGCAGTAATCATTTCTGATTTTTGCATAATACCAATAAAAGCTCCAGCAGCAAATAAAATACTTGCCATCATTAATGCTTCTTTGGCATGATTATCTATAACTTCTTTTTGTTTTTTAGTATTAGGATAATTTATCATTAATGCTATTGAAAATGCTACCATAAATACAACAGTTGGATTTACTTTACCACTTATTAAAAATCCTATTGTCATAATTATTATCAATATATTTATTAAAAATAGCATCTTAGAAATTTTTTCTTTATTTGTTTCTTCTTTTTGAATTTCGATATTTTCATGATTAATTAATATTTTCATTTCTTGTTTTCCCAAATAAAATGCTACTATTAATACAAAAATTAGACCACTAAAAAAAGGTATTAATAATGGGTTAAATAAATCTGTTACTGGCATTTTTAAAGATGTTGCTGCTCTTAATGTAGGTCCTCCCCAAGGCAATATATTCATTACTCCAGCCCCTAATGCTACAACAGTTGCCAAAGTTGTTTTTCTCATTCCTAATGCATTGTATAAAGGTAACATCGCTGGAATTGTAATTAAAAATGTAACTGCTCCTGAACCATCTAAGTGAACAAGCATTGCTAAAATTGCTGTTCCTATTGTTATTTTAACTGGATCTTTTCCAACTTTTTCTAGTATTTTATCTATAATAGGTTGGAAAGTCCCAGCATCTGTTAATATACCAAAAAATAAAATTGCAAATATAAACATTGTTCCTGTTGGTGCTATTGATTTTATTCCCTCTAAAATAAATTTAGGTAACTCAAATCCAAATCCTCCTATTATTCCAAAAATTATTGGTACTACTATAAGAGCTACTACTGGATTCATTTTTTTACTCATAATAGCTACTAATAAAATAACCACTGTTAAAAAACCTAATAAAGCTAACATAGATACCTCCTTATATAATATTTATTTGTTTTACCTTATAAGTATTCTATAATAGTTTATTAAAACAATAGAAATTATTCTAAAATTTTAGAAATATTTTTAGAGAATTTATCTTTTATATAAAAAATCATTTATTTTAAAACAAAATAAAAATTCTAAAAATTTAGAATTTTTATTTAGATTTCTAATTTTTTAGAATTTTATAAAAATATTACTATAACTAAGAAAGTTTATTATATAAAGTGGCAAGTGAAATTCCTAGTAATTTAGCAGTTTTTTTCTTCCCTTCTAAATTATTTTCAAAATTACTTAAAATTTTTTTTATATATTTCTTTTCACATTCTTTTAAATAATCATTTAAATTTTTATAACTTTCATTTTTTTTATTAAGATACAAATAATCTGGTAGATCTTCAATAGTTATAACAGAACTATCAGAAATATTAAATAAAAATTCAACAATATTTCTTAATTCTCTTATATTTCCAGACCAATCATAACTTAACAATATTTTTATCACATCTTCTGAAAATGATACTTCTCTTCTATATTTTATTGATAAGTCTTTTAAAAATTTATTTGCTAAAGCCAGAATATCACCTTTTCTGTTTTTTAATGGTAATAAATTTAAGGGAATTACCGATATTCTATAATATAAATCTTTTCTAAATTTACCTTGATTAACTAATTCTAGTAAATTTTTATTTGTTGTAGATATCAATCTAAAATCTACTGGAATTTCTTTTAGACTTTCCATTTTAGTAAAAGTTTTTTCTTGTAATACATGTAATAGTTTTGTTTGAAGAGAATAATCAAGTTCAGATATTTCATCTAAAAATAAGGTTCCTCCATCAACTAATTGTAATAATCCAATTTTTCTTTTTTTCTCATCATAAAAAGCATCCTGCTCTAAACCAAATAATTCTTTTTCCAAATTTTCTTTAGAATAAGTTGTACAATTTATAGCTATGAAAGGAAAAGATGCTCTATTACTTCCATTATGTATTGCATGAGCATATATTTTTTTTCCTGTTCCACTTTCTCCAGTTATAAGTATATTGGAGTCATTCAAAGAAATTTTTTTTGAATAATTTTTTAATTCTACACTACTTTTATCTACTGCTATAATAGAATCAAAACTATATTTACTTTTATTTAATATTTTTACTTTTTCTTTTAAATTATCTAAAATAGCTAAAGTTTTATCAAGATTCTTTTGTATATCTTGCATATCATTTAAAACTGAAATTCCACCAACAATTTCTCCCTTTTCTATAATAGGAACCATATTCACAATATACTTTATATTATTGATTGTTCTATATTGTCCTATTTCTTTAATACCTGTTTTCATAACTTTTGTAAGGTGACTATCTTTTCTAACATCTAATAACCTTTTATTCAGTATATCTTCTTTGTTAATTTTTGTTATTCTACTATATGACGGATTTGTGTATACTACTATACCATTTTTATCTATTATTAAAATACCATCATATAATGAATCAAATATATTTTTTAAGTTATTATCAATTTTCATATAGTTCACCTCCTAATAAAAATTTTTATATTTTCTCCAATTCTACCTTTTCTACAACAATAGATTTTTGATTTACATAAATAACAAAACCTGGTTTTGCTCCATTAGGTTTAGATACATTTTTTCTTAAAGTATAATCAACTGTAACTTTTTCTCCTAAATTAGCCTTAGAAAAATATGCTGATACCTGTGCAGATTTAACTATTAATTCATTAGTTAATTTTGAAGTTTTAAGAATAATATGAGAGCTTGGAATATCTTTTACATGGAACCAATAATCATCTTTTGCAGAAACTTTAAAAGTTAGATTATCATTTTCTAAATTGTTTCTACCATATAAAATTAAATAGTCCTCTCCTTCAATCAGTCCATATTTAACTTCTTTTTTAAGTTTAGTTTTCTTTTTATTATGTAAACTTTTAATATAGTTTAATTTTATTAATTCTTCTTCAATCTCTCTTAAAGAAGCTACATCTGCACTATTTTCAATAAAAAGTAAAGTACTTTCAACATAAGTAATTTCATCTTTTATTTCTTTTTCACGTCTAATAGCATTAGTAAGTCCTCTTTTTACCTTATTATATCTTTTATAGATTCTATCTAGATTTTCATTTGGGCTTATTAAAGGGTCAAGTTCTATTTCAATTTCCTTATTATTATAAAAATCATAAGCTTTTATAGAATTCATTCCCTTTTTTACACTATATAAAACAGAGGCTAAAATATCTCCTTCTTCTTTTATACTATCCATAGTTTTAGAATCTTCTATATCTTTTTTAATCAAAGATAAAGTCTTACTCAATTTTTTTAACTTCTTTTCAAGTAAACTCTCTAATCTATTTTTTAATAGCATAAAACTTGTTGTAGTATGCTCATAATCAATATAGAAATTAATCATTTCATCATAAGAAGAAAATTCTTTTACTTCATCGCAATCTTTAAAATCTAAATCTAAAACTGTTGCTAATTTTATTTTTTTATCTCTAAAATAAATCTTTGCCTTTACATCACTATTTAAGATATTTTTAAATTCATCAAAAGATTTAATATTATTTAAGAATTTTCCTACACCTTCAATTTCACTTGATAAAAGACTATTATTTTCTAATATCTTATTAAAATCTTTTTCATTTACATCAACAGGTAATATTTTTTTATCAAACCTAGGTCTTGTATAAGTTTCTCCTAAAAATAATGTTCTATCAAAATTTTCTGAAATATGAAATTTCTTTAATGTATCCAATATCTTATTTTCTTCATCAGTAAAGATAATATTAGATAACTTTCCTATACATTCAAAATAAATCTTATATTTTTTTATCTCACCTA
It encodes:
- a CDS encoding YhdT family protein produces the protein MDKDSKKYNISKQINKEVLITIILYLVYFVWWYYFAYEYSSNNVEEYKYILGLPEWFFYSCILGLVLINILVYICIKFFFKDIDFDKYNENNNLDEK
- the panF gene encoding sodium/pantothenate symporter, which codes for MNKTLIIIPIVIYLIAMLYIAYRVNNIKNNAKSFSNEYYLGSRSMGGFVLAMTIVATYVGASSFIGGPGIAYNLGLGWVLLACIQVPTAFFTLGILGKKLSIISRKLNAITIFDVLKARYNNGFLNVLASIMLIVFFISAIVAQFIGGARLFEAVTGLSYLTGLIIFSSVVIIYTTFGGFRAVTLTDAIQAVVMFAATIVLFVVILKHGNGMENIMMKIKDIDPNLLRPDSGGNIAKPFIMSFWILVGIGILGLPATTIRCMAFKDTKAMHNAMIIGTSLVGVLVLGMHLVGVMGRAVIPDLQEVDKIIPILALKNLYPILAGVFIGGPLAAVMSTVDSLLIISSSTLIKDLYVTYLDKNASEAKVKKISMWTSFLIGVLVFLLSIKPISLIAWVNLFALGGQEIVFFCPLILGLYWKGANATGAIASIFSGIVTYLTLEILKTKILGLYNIVPGLVVAIIVFIIASYFGKKSDEKTIKIFFEY
- the hcp gene encoding hydroxylamine reductase, whose protein sequence is MDKMFCYQCQETAKGTGCTSIGVCGKTSETSGLQDLLLHTEKGVAAYSAVFRKNGKAKELLEGKVNRYLINSLFITITNANFDDDAILDEIKAGLKLREELKALATEEEKKEAEKYGADLVNWYYESNEDLIKFSENQSVVGVLRTENEDVRSLRELIMYGLKGLAAYAEHAFNLGKTSEEIFAFVEEALLGTMDDSLTAEQLVALTMKTGEYGVKVMALLDEANTSVLGTPEITKVKIGAGKRPGILISGHDLWDLKQLLEQSKDSGVDIYTHSEMLPGHGYPELKKYSHFYGNYGNAWWDQRKDFTNFNGPIVFTTNCIVPPIKNATYKDRVFTTNAAGYPGWKRIKVNADGTKDFSEIIELAKTCQPPVEVESGEITVGFAHNQVLSLADKVVENIKSGAIKRFVVMSGCDGRMSQRHYYTEFAENLPKDTIILTSGCAKFKYNKLNLGDINGIPRVLDAGQCNDSYSWAVVALKLKEVFGLNDINELPLVFNIAWYEQKAVIVLLALLYLGVKNIHVGPTLPGFLSPNVAKVLVENFGIAGITTVEEDLKKFGLYEGSGLAN
- a CDS encoding AtuA-related protein, whose product is MKLLDIAHSRTGDKGNISNISLIVYDEKNYSLIKEKVTAEKVKEYFSDIVKGKVVRYELDNLWALNFVMYDALGGGVTRSLAIDKHGKSLSSALLEMEI
- a CDS encoding acyclic terpene utilization AtuA family protein, coding for MKKIRIASGAGYAGDRIEPAIDVMKNGDIDYIAFECLAERTIAIAQSEKLKNPNKGYNNLLEERFNEILPICSEKKIKVITNMGAANPVAAVKKIKEIANLKNIKNLKLAAVIGDDISANLNKYGENNILELNKKLSEISDTLVSANAYLGVEGILEALENNTDIIITGRCADPALFLAPLIYEFNWNKDDADLIAKGIMIGHLLECGAQVSGGYYSVPTKDDVKDLWNVGFPIAEVSENGDVIITKTETTSGKVTIDTCKEQLIYEIHNPKEYITPDGIVDFTTISLKKIDKNKVFLTGATGKKKPDNLKVSIGYKDCFIGEAGISYGGSLALEKAKEAKEVLEKRLEFRKIPYDEIRFDYIGLNSLYEDKISNLIKKENSFSEVRLRVAIRTKTREAAKKVVDEVETLYTNGPSGGGGVSKAIEEVVSICSIFIPRDDIQIKVIYEEV
- a CDS encoding CitMHS family transporter, which codes for MLALLGFLTVVILLVAIMSKKMNPVVALIVVPIIFGIIGGFGFELPKFILEGIKSIAPTGTMFIFAILFFGILTDAGTFQPIIDKILEKVGKDPVKITIGTAILAMLVHLDGSGAVTFLITIPAMLPLYNALGMRKTTLATVVALGAGVMNILPWGGPTLRAATSLKMPVTDLFNPLLIPFFSGLIFVLIVAFYLGKQEMKILINHENIEIQKEETNKEKISKMLFLINILIIIMTIGFLISGKVNPTVVFMVAFSIALMINYPNTKKQKEVIDNHAKEALMMASILFAAGAFIGIMQKSEMITAMSNFLVESIPETLGRYLPTITGVLSMPASLLFDPDSFYFGILPILSNTAAQFNIPAYAVGRAAILGQMTTGFPVSPLTGSTFLLIGLTGVELGEHQKKTIAYAFLATIVMLIVAIITGALYR
- a CDS encoding sigma-54 interaction domain-containing protein, with the translated sequence MKIDNNLKNIFDSLYDGILIIDKNGIVVYTNPSYSRITKINKEDILNKRLLDVRKDSHLTKVMKTGIKEIGQYRTINNIKYIVNMVPIIEKGEIVGGISVLNDMQDIQKNLDKTLAILDNLKEKVKILNKSKYSFDSIIAVDKSSVELKNYSKKISLNDSNILITGESGTGKKIYAHAIHNGSNRASFPFIAINCTTYSKENLEKELFGLEQDAFYDEKKRKIGLLQLVDGGTLFLDEISELDYSLQTKLLHVLQEKTFTKMESLKEIPVDFRLISTTNKNLLELVNQGKFRKDLYYRISVIPLNLLPLKNRKGDILALANKFLKDLSIKYRREVSFSEDVIKILLSYDWSGNIRELRNIVEFLFNISDSSVITIEDLPDYLYLNKKNESYKNLNDYLKECEKKYIKKILSNFENNLEGKKKTAKLLGISLATLYNKLS
- a CDS encoding Rqc2 family fibronectin-binding protein, which produces MLYIDGISLSKIKEELKKSLEGKRINRIFKNNEYTISIHFGKIELLLSCIPSLPICYITKSKEQPILDIASSIISNLRKNLMNAMLIDIEQLGFDRILVFHFSRINELGEIKKYKIYFECIGKLSNIIFTDEENKILDTLKKFHISENFDRTLFLGETYTRPRFDKKILPVDVNEKDFNKILENNSLLSSEIEGVGKFLNNIKSFDEFKNILNSDVKAKIYFRDKKIKLATVLDLDFKDCDEVKEFSSYDEMINFYIDYEHTTTSFMLLKNRLESLLEKKLKKLSKTLSLIKKDIEDSKTMDSIKEEGDILASVLYSVKKGMNSIKAYDFYNNKEIEIELDPLISPNENLDRIYKRYNKVKRGLTNAIRREKEIKDEITYVESTLLFIENSADVASLREIEEELIKLNYIKSLHNKKKTKLKKEVKYGLIEGEDYLILYGRNNLENDNLTFKVSAKDDYWFHVKDIPSSHIILKTSKLTNELIVKSAQVSAYFSKANLGEKVTVDYTLRKNVSKPNGAKPGFVIYVNQKSIVVEKVELEKI